The Ectothiorhodospiraceae bacterium BW-2 nucleotide sequence TAACCAAAATCTCAACCGGCAGGTGGGCGGTTGCCTTAAGCGGGTTAAAGTCGATCTGTCTCATAATGAAGTCGTCACTCATTAACTCAGAACCGCCACGGCTAAGATCCATATCGACCCCGAAGATAGTCTGATCTTTGCCCGGAATATCGAGTCGATAGACCTTATGCGCCCCTCCAAGACCTTGGTTGAGATTGTTTTCAACGATCTTAACCGCATCGCTATAGCTACCTTGCTCTGCGAGAAAGTGTTGAGCTATCGCGTCAAACTCCTCCATACCAAACATATATTTGTAGCTGCGCAGCTTACGGGTACTGAGCGCTTGATTCGATCCGAACTGCTCCTCCGCCCCCAAAATTGAGTTAAGCTGTGCGGTCACCCCCTTCACCACCTCTTCCGACTTCTCATCCATCCGATAGACATGAAAGCTATAGACAGGATTGCTGTAGCTGATCTGAATCACCCCCTCTACCTCAGTCATGCCGATTCGAACCATCGCCCCATAGCCGCCAAACTCCGATTTAGCCGCCACCTGCAGCAGCTCTGGATGGGTAATCACCACCACTCGCGCACCATTGTAGGGGGAGTAGCTCGCTAAAATTTTGTAATTTCCGGCGGCTAGTTTCTGTTTCACCTCCGATTCGATTTTGGTTAGATCGCCATTGGTTGTATAGGCTAAATAGAACGGTTTGTACTTCTCTCGGGCAGCGTGGGCAGCCGATACGGTCAGAATAGACAGCAGTAGCAGCCAACATAGTCTTCTTAGCATGAGTTCTCCTCCTTTTTTCCAGCGCTCAATCATCCGTAGCGCTCTTTAGGCAGCACAATACTTGCTTATTGATCCGCTTGTCAATCAATTTTTTTATGTAAGTTAATGAAAATATTATAGTTAATTAATATACTAATGCTAGGTTAATCACGCTCGTGCGGCCCCTGCTGCACGAGCTATTTGCGATCTGTTACACCAACCCAACCGGTACAACGGTTAACTCATCATCGACTAACAATCCGACCCCACTACCGGCTGTATAGTAGCTATAACTCTGACCACCGAAGGTATAGTTATCAGTCGAATCGAGCCACTGCTGGCTTAAGTTGAGAGTATCGGTTGCCGTACCCTCAATCACCATGTGGGCACTATGCGAAATGGTCGCATCGTCAATAATCTGCTGCACCCCATCGCTCATCTGCAACACATCCTCTAAGCGTAAGCCAGTGGTAGCAGCGCTATTGCCAAGGGTGTCGCCACCATCCATCTGAATCTTCTCAATCCCCTCCACCCTCGTCCGAATCGCTTGGGTATCGAGCACTACCGTGCCGCCATCTAGCAGTAGCGTGTCGAAACCGTTGCCGCCCTCCAGACGGGTAATGTTGGGGCTGACCAGCTTGAATAGATCGTTACCAGAACCGCCATAGGCGATGCTCCAATCAGGGTGAACACTAATCTCGTCATCCCCCGCCCCTGCAACCACATGCATCCCCGTTAACATATCATTCGAGGCGCTCCCTAGCGTATCGACCCGCGCTAAAAAATCGCCACCGTAGATAACATGGAGTTCGGCGCTAGCGTAGTCACCGTTGACATTGCCGCCGATCACCAGATCGCTAAAGCCGTCGCCATTGAGATCGCCACCGGCGTGGGCATCACCCACAGCCCCCCCCTCGCCGCTAATCACAAAGCCCTCCACGCCAGAGAACAGATCCGAACTTTGGACGGCGTTATAGTCCCCCCCTCCCTTTCCAAAGACGATATAACTATCACTATAGTCACCAGAACCAGCACCGAAGGCGATATCATCAAAGCCATCACCGTTAATATCCCCAACCCCGTTAAGGGTGGTGATGGTATGATAGCCATCGCCGATAATCTCAAAACCGACGCTTGTCCCATAGCCCATATTGAAATCAGCAATAGAGACACTGCTAATGGTTGGGTGGCCAAACACCACATAGATTCGATTAAGAGCGCTATCGACTAGACCAAAATCGGCATAGCCATCGCCATTCACATCACCGAGCGCCGCCACTGGGCCGCTGAGATCGTTATCCTGTAAGCTGGTAATCTCAAACCCACGATCACTCGATAAAGTTGCCAGATCAAGGCTACTTCCGTTAGCGCTACCGAAGATTAGGTGGGCGTTATTGCTATCGCCGTTAATGAGCATATCATCGAAGCCATCGCCGTTAATATCGCCAACGATGGTGACATTAGCTCCAGTGCTGACAGCCGATTGCGAATCGCTGCGAATGAGATATCCCCCCACTCCCGCTGCGATATCTGAGCCGCTGATAGCGTTATTGTCGCTATTTTTGCCATAGACGACAAAGACGCCACGACTACCAAAAGCATCAATAAAATTAGAGCCAAGCAGCAGATCAGCTAGCCCATCGCCGTTAACATCGCCACCACCGCCAAGAGTCATCACGCCACTTTGGTAGTTAAAACCGCTCAACTGCAAGCCGCGTGCCCCGAGATTACTCAGTTCGAGCGGGGCAATCGTATCACTTGCACCAAAGATGATGAAGGCATCAAGGCTAGCATTGTCGTTGACGACTAGATCGGCAAAGCCGTCACCATTAAAGTCGCCTAAAGTGCGCAGCGTCTCACCGCTATAGCTACCTGCCGCACTGCCGTGGATGGCGAACCCCTGCGTGGAGCTCAAGCCGTTATAGAGATCAATCGTCTCCCCCGTAGGTGAGCCATAGATCACCCAGGTGGTGCCAGCTGCCTCTGAGTTACTAACCAGATAGTCAACATAGCCATCGCCGTTAATATCAGCTACCGCGACCTCTCTGCCCAGAGTGCCTATGGTCGCCGAGTCGTGAAGATAGCTGACCTTCAGGGTATCCGGTAGCGGACGCACGCCCTCCCCCTTCAACATACCAGCATCAAGCATCACCTCGCGATAGAGAAGATCGACCGTACCGAGACTACTCAATTCGCCATCACTAAGGGTGTAAGTAAAGCTGATAGGATTGTTGATGAGTTTAACTTCAATAGGATAGTAGGAGAGATCTGTCAACGGTGTAGGCACATTGAGAACCCAGTACTCCCCATCGACAGTCAAATAGCCATCTCCCTTACGATAGAGGGTATCGTCGAGCGCGACAACCAGTGTCTCGCTGCCGCTACGCTGTATCGTCCCCATCACGGTCGGCGTGAGCGAGCTGCTGTCATAGGTGCTAATCGTCACCCCCGGCATCGCCTCAACGCTAATCAAGAGCTCGCTGCTAGTTGCATCGCTCAGGCCATCGGCCACCACCTCCACCTCATACGCCCCCGATGGGAGAGGGGTCGCGCCGCTAAGATCGAGCTTCCAGAGCGTATCATTCAGGGTCAACTCCGGCGCAACGCCCAGCGTATAGGTCACTGCGTTAACGGTAACCGATAGCGCCGTCGTACCTAAGGGCGTACTCCCCATAAGAATCGGGGTTGTGTCGCTGGTATTATGAACCACCACCGTTGGTAGCTCGCTAAGGAAAGTATTAATCATCAGCCACGATAGATCCATTGCGCTGTAACTGCTCGGCACGGTGGTGCTCAAGTTAATCCAGTTACCCTCAAGAGTGATGTTACCGCTGGTAGAGCTAGGGGCTTCAATGGTGAGCATCGCGGCCCCCTCCGGATCGCTGTCGTTAGCGAGTAGTGTGGCGGTATCGATCTTCAGTGTCGTGTTGAGAAAGGGGATCAGGTTCAACCTATCACTCTGCGCGATGGGCGCTTCGTTAATGTCATTCACCTCAATGCTCAGAGTCAACGAGTCACTCAATGGAGTGCTACTATCATCTGTCACAACAATATCGACGCTATAGCTGCTCTGAGTCTCATAGTCGGCGCTAGCGTTGAGGGTCAGCTCGCCGGTTAAGCTATCGATAGTCAATGCGCTAGCATCAGTGCCTGCTATGCTATAGGTGAGCGCAGAGGCGCTATCTGCATCTGTGGCGGTAGCGGTGTAAACCACAGTGCTAATGTCGCTATTTTCATCGACGCTGGCACTGCTACCACTGGTTATGATGGGAGCGTCGTCAACCGAATGGATGGTGAGATCGATCTGCTGTGTCGTTGTACCACCCAAGTCATCGGTGACAGTGACGGTGAAGCTGTCACTACCAAAATAGTCGGCATTAGGGGTATAACTCCAGAGGCCACTGGCAGGATCGATGGTCGCGCTGCCATTACTGGCACTGCTTGTCACAGCAAAGAGGTTACCGCTAGTCAGCCCATCAATGTCGTTGGCACTTAGGGTACCGGTGATGGGGCTGGCTCCATCCTCATCGCCGCTGCCAGTTAGGTCGCCGCTAAAGGTGGCGCCATCATCAATGGGATTGACCGTTACCACAATCAGTTGAGTGGTGGTACCGCCCAAATCATCGGTGATGGTGACGGTGAAGTCATCACTGCCAAAATAGTCGGCATTAGGGGTATAACTCCAGAGGCCACTGGCAGAATCGATGGTCGCGCTGCCGTTAACGCCATCGGTAGTCAGCGCAAAGTAGCTACCATCGTTCAGGCCTTCACTATCACTAGCGATCAGAACGCCGCTAATCGGTACTAGAGCATCTTCATCACCCTCGCCTGTCATATCACCACTAACGATCGCCATATCGTCAAGCGGGATAATCGTTAGCATGACTGCGGCCTCTGCTGTGCCGCCATTACCATCGCTAATTTGGTAGATAAAGCTATCCGTGCCATTGTAGTTAGCATCGGGGGTGTAGCTAAAGCTGCCATCGCTATGGAGGGTCAATAGGCCGTGGGCAGCCTCGGCTATCGGGGTGGTGTTAACGCTTAAAATATCTCCGCTATCTACATCGCTATCGTTCAGCAGCAGGTCATCAACGGTGACTATCGTTGTCAAAGTCTCATCTTCGTTGAGAGTATAGCTATCGCCGAGCGCCGTTGGGGCATCGTTGACATCGGTCACCACCACTTCGGTGGTCGCGGTGCCACTGGAGTAGGCTGTGGTACCGCCATTGAGGCTCACATCGGTGAGTTCTCCTGCATTTAAGCCATCAGTTTGATCCCAGCTATGGAAGGTAACGGTCGCGCTCTCGCCATTGGCTTGATCGGGTTCGTAGCGTAGATAGTCTCTCTCCGTCAGCAATAGCGCGGCG carries:
- a CDS encoding VCBS repeat-containing protein, translated to MLTIEAPSSTSGNITLEGNWINLSTTVPSSYSAMDLSWLMINTFLSELPTVVVHNTSDTTPILMGSTPLGTTALSVTVNAVTYTLGVAPELTLNDTLWKLDLSGATPLPSGAYEVEVVADGLSDATSSELLISVEAMPGVTISTYDSSSLTPTVMGTIQRSGSETLVVALDDTLYRKGDGYLTVDGEYWVLNVPTPLTDLSYYPIEVKLINNPISFTYTLSDGELSSLGTVDLLYREVMLDAGMLKGEGVRPLPDTLKVSYLHDSATIGTLGREVAVADINGDGYVDYLVSNSEAAGTTWVIYGSPTGETIDLYNGLSSTQGFAIHGSAAGSYSGETLRTLGDFNGDGFADLVVNDNASLDAFIIFGASDTIAPLELSNLGARGLQLSGFNYQSGVMTLGGGGDVNGDGLADLLLGSNFIDAFGSRGVFVVYGKNSDNNAISGSDIAAGVGGYLIRSDSQSAVSTGANVTIVGDINGDGFDDMLINGDSNNAHLIFGSANGSSLDLATLSSDRGFEITSLQDNDLSGPVAALGDVNGDGYADFGLVDSALNRIYVVFGHPTISSVSIADFNMGYGTSVGFEIIGDGYHTITTLNGVGDINGDGFDDIAFGAGSGDYSDSYIVFGKGGGDYNAVQSSDLFSGVEGFVISGEGGAVGDAHAGGDLNGDGFSDLVIGGNVNGDYASAELHVIYGGDFLARVDTLGSASNDMLTGMHVVAGAGDDEISVHPDWSIAYGGSGNDLFKLVSPNITRLEGGNGFDTLLLDGGTVVLDTQAIRTRVEGIEKIQMDGGDTLGNSAATTGLRLEDVLQMSDGVQQIIDDATISHSAHMVIEGTATDTLNLSQQWLDSTDNYTFGGQSYSYYTAGSGVGLLVDDELTVVPVGLV